Proteins found in one Primulina eburnea isolate SZY01 chromosome 16, ASM2296580v1, whole genome shotgun sequence genomic segment:
- the LOC140817189 gene encoding RNA polymerase sigma factor sigE, chloroplastic/mitochondrial-like, protein MGVVTISSSAARNPFGLNSRISSRIAVVKRPVILSFKTDKSKNTALVAPPKSLSLPVETDQGNEKTLRKGKRPSGRVHTASLDEASSSTLDQLDYNEAAAKLENLFKRSHATTLSENEVKDHVAKRRRQMRKRIGEDMVDVEKKKVAESFVLSFRKKEKRLSLEKRIALRCRKESESLGSSQKRKLGKNYDHEKIDRLVRDYSSSTNLVSLDWKKMQIPPVLSSSEHSWLFKLMQPMKEILQVKESLQNDLRRDVRDEELAEAINMGITHLRKRLEVGRAARSKLIKHNLRLVLFAMNKYFHDLANGSRFQDLCQAGVKGLITAIDRFESKRNFRLSTYGLFWIRHAIVRSMTLSSFTKVSFGLESVRAEIQKAKQELLSELQRLPTEKEIIDRVGISPERYHEVMRVSKPIYSLNARNRVTQEELINGIEDGIEGDKRSQPALLRLALDDVLDSLKPKESLVIRQRYGLDGRGDRTLGEIAGNLNISREMVRKHEVKALMKLKHPARVDYLQRYIFK, encoded by the exons ATGGGAGTTGTGACTATTTCTAGTTCTGCTGCACGAAATCCGTTTGGATTGAACTCAAGAATTTCATCTCGCATAGCAGTAGTGAAAAGGCCAGTAATACTATCTTTCAAAACtgataaaagtaaaaatacagCTCTAGTTGCGCCTCCAAAATCACTCTCTTTACCTGTTGAGACTGACCAAGGAAATGAAAAGACGTTAAGAAAGGGGAAAAGGCCTTCAGGAAGAGTGCATACTGCGTCTCTTGATGAAGCCTCCTCAAGTACTTTAGATCAGTTGGATTACAATGAAGCTGCAGCTAAATTAGAGAATTTATTCAAACGAAGCCATGCGACAACTTTGTCTGAGAATGAAGTTAAAGATCATGTGGCTAAAAGAAGGCGGCAAATGAGGAAGAGGATTGGAGAAGATATGGTGGACGTGGAGAAGAAGAAAGTTGCTGAAAGTTTTGTCCTAAGTTTTAGGAAGAAAGAGAAGAGATTGAGTCTTGAGAAGAGGATTGCATTGAGATGTAGGAAAGAAAGTGAAAGTCTTGGATCGTCTCAGAAAAGGAAACTTGGTAAAAATTATGATCATGAGAAGATCGATAGGCTTGTGAGGGACTATTCATCTTCCACCAACTTGGTCAGCTTAGATTGGAAGAAAATGCAGATTCCTCCCGTTCTTTCTTCATCTGAGCATAGTTGGCTGTTTAAGCTGATGCAACCAATGAAG GAAATTCTCCAAGTAAAGGAGTCGTTACAGAATGATTTACGAAGAGATGTAAGGGATGAAGAATTAGCAGAAGCGATAAATATGGGCATCACTCATCTGAGAAAACGTTTGGAAGTTGGTCGTGCTGCCAGAAGCAAGTTGATCAAG CATAACCTCCGTTTGGTTTTATTTGCAATGAACAAATATTTCCATGACTTGGCTAATGGCTCAAGATTCCAAGACCTCTGTCAGGCTGGAGTGAAGGGTCTTATAACAGCTATTGATCGCTTTGAGTCTAAAAGGAACTTCCGTCTCTCAACATATGGCCTCTTTTGGATCAGACATGCCATCGTCCGTTCTATGACACTTTCAAGCTTCACAAAGGTTTCCTTTGGCCTTGAGTCG GTTAGAGCAGAAATCCAGAAGGCAAAACAAGAGTTGTTGTCTGAGCTTCAGAGATTGCCAACAGAGAAAGAAATCATAGACAGAGTTGGTATATCTCCTGAAAGATACCATGAAGTGATGAGAGTGTCAAAGCCCATTTATTCTCTGAATGCACGAAACAGGGTAACTCAAGAAGAATTGATCAATGGCATTGAAGATGGTATTGAAGGGGATAAAAGAAGTCAACCTGCGCTTCTCAGGCTTGCCCTGGATGATGTG CTTGATTCTTTGAAACCAAAGGAGAGTCTGGTGATTAGACAACGGTATGGCCTAGATGGCAGAGGAGATAGAACCCTCGGGGAAATTGCAGGAAACTTGAATATTTCGAGAGAAATGGTCAGAAAACATGAAGTAAAAGCTCTCATGAAACTCAAGCATCCAGCTCGAGTGGATTATCTTCAACGCTACATTTTCAAATGA
- the LOC140816126 gene encoding uncharacterized protein — MSTRNPLSIILDQNKLTGPNYHDWFRNLKIVLNSEKIAYVLDKKPPKEAAPDISRTELAKLEIHWDHDLQAKSYMLASMSNELQRRFEEAVNAADIYLHLKELYALQTRSERHATLVGLDLVIPTELSTDILLLSLPASCDGFVVNFNMNKLEATLEELVNMLTNYEATVKKEKHVLLVGFSYDTKKGAPNKGKKRSASPKKKKPNKKPYKKANPGPTKPDKSEHVCFHCKNPGHWRRNCEEYLAQKRSDHVHL; from the exons ATGTCTACTCGTAACCCGCTTTCAATCATTCTCGATCAAAACAAATTGACTGGCCCTAACTATCATGACTGGTTTCGAAACTTAAAGATAGTTCTGAACTCCGAAAAGATTGCGTATGTGCTTGATAAGAAGCCACCTAAGGAGGCGGCTCCTGATATCAGTAGGACTGAATTAGCTAAGCTTGAGATACATTGGGATCATGATCTCCAAGCTAAGAGCTACATGTTGGCTTCTATGTCGAATGAACTTCAGAGGAGGTTCGAGGAGGcggtgaatgctgctgacatttaccttcatctgaaagaattgtatgcTTTACAAACTCGTTCAGAAAGACATGCGACT ttggtgGGACTCGATTTGGTTATACCTACTGAGCTCTCGACTGATATTCTCTTGCTGTCTTTGCCTGCCTCGTGCGATGGATTTGTGGTTAAttttaatatgaacaagcttgaggccacccttgaagagttggtcaatatgCTTACTAATTATGAGGCCACAGTTAAAAAGGAAAAGCATGTTCTTCTAGTGGGTTTTTCGTATGATACGAAAAAGGGAGCCCCAAATAAAGGCAAGAAGCGTTCTGCCTCTCCAAAGAAGAAAAAGCCCAACAAAAAGCCATACAAGAAAGCAAATCCGGGGCCCACAAAGCCTGACAAGTCAGAGCATGTCTGTTTCCACTGCAAAaatcctggacattggaggcgtaattgcgagGAGTATCTAGCCCAGAAGCGTTCTGACCatg TTCACTTGTAA